Proteins from one Romboutsia sp. CE17 genomic window:
- a CDS encoding PolC-type DNA polymerase III, producing MDCVKDYLDKLEINNSVLTKQLKDVYIQKVVYFKEDKIVYFYLASKDIVQYELLDKLREELKYSLDYFKDIRVKIRYTGLDRKTNKDIIKRYWKNILYILKSLCPAIEGWYKKVEYMCLDDILKIKIPKELFYEKLMRKNVIHVLNNSFIEELGIEMKIVLEKAIDDNISVRKIIERTDREIEEKIKALDFGKIEEPNDEESEYVIKPEIDESLIYGENVNVMIEPITKLNVNSGTTGIVGEVFDIETKELRNGKILLILAVTDYTSSISCKLFLNDVNKDGVLNEIKKGSYLKIKGDIIYDTYQREISMTISGIRKEVKEERKDLSENKRVELHAHTQMSSMDAVCNVKKLVERAAKWGHKAIAITDHGIVQAFPDAMGAAKANGIKVLYGVEGYLVEDDALIIEEPNDKDLSQSFVVFDIETTGFSNVNDKITEIGAVKIENFKIVDRFSELINPQKDISYKIQELTGITNDMVRDKPTIEEILPKFMEFIGDSVLVAHNAEFDTGFISQKCREQNLEYKSKSIDTLMLARILLPNLKRHRLNVIAKELGIPLLNHHRAVDDAEATAHIFLKFLDMIKKKGANTLEEVNNVLGKIDYTKLTTNHITLIAKNYTGLKNLYKIVSDAHVNHFYRAPRILRSVLNEHKEGIIIGSACEAGVVYQAVKKNASDEELKKIIDLYDYIEIMPIDNNKFMIDKGEVNDVEELRDINKRLIEVAKKFGKIPVATGDVHFLDKHDAVLRRVLKYSQGFKLDDEETYLHFRTTDEMLEEFSYLGEELAYEVVVENTNKIADMVENIKPIPDDTYPPVIEGSDTELREMCYAKAERIYGKPIPDVVINRLDRELNSIISNGYAVMYIIAQKLVTKSLSDGYLVGSRGSVGSSFAATMSDITEVNPLPAHYICDDPECKYSYFFEIGEYGSGVDLPDKDCPKCGKPLRKDGHDIPFEVFLGFEGDKEPDIDLNFSGDYQPVIHKYTEELFGEGYVYRAGTIGTVAEKTAFGYARKYIEENNINVPTAEALRLANGCTGVKRTSGQHPGGVMVIPHYKDVYDFTPIQYPANDISCGVITTHFDYHSISGRILKLDILGHDAPTMIRMLEDLTGIVATEIPLDDPETMSLFTSTEALGVTPEEINCPIGSLAIPEFGTKFVRQMLLDTKPTTFAALVRISGLSHGTDVWLNNAQDLVREEIVGIDEVISTRDDIMNYLIFKGLKPKSAFTIMENVRKGKGLKPEHIEEMKANDVPDWYIGSCQKIKYMFPKAHAVAYVMMSFRLAYCKVHYPEAFYATYFSTKAEDFDADLIVKGIDAIRDRIHEIESLGNDASTKEKNMLTVLEVAYEMYARGIKILPVDIYKSDAKLFQVPGKGLLLPPMIALQGVGENAAIHIQEERKNGEFISKEDLRKRTKISKTVIETLTNHGSLEEMSDENQLSLF from the coding sequence ATGGACTGCGTAAAAGATTATTTAGATAAATTAGAAATAAATAACTCAGTTTTAACTAAACAACTAAAAGATGTTTATATACAAAAAGTTGTTTATTTTAAAGAAGATAAGATAGTGTATTTTTATTTAGCTTCAAAAGATATAGTACAATATGAGTTGCTAGATAAACTTAGAGAGGAACTTAAATATAGTCTAGATTATTTCAAAGATATAAGAGTTAAAATTAGATACACTGGTTTAGATAGAAAAACTAATAAAGACATTATAAAAAGATATTGGAAAAATATACTTTACATTTTAAAGAGTTTATGCCCTGCAATAGAAGGTTGGTATAAAAAAGTAGAGTATATGTGCTTAGATGATATATTAAAAATTAAGATACCTAAGGAATTGTTCTATGAAAAGTTAATGAGAAAAAATGTTATTCATGTTTTGAATAATTCTTTTATAGAGGAATTAGGTATAGAAATGAAAATAGTTTTAGAAAAAGCTATAGATGATAATATTAGTGTTAGAAAGATAATAGAAAGAACAGATCGTGAAATAGAAGAAAAAATTAAAGCATTAGATTTTGGAAAAATTGAAGAACCGAATGATGAAGAATCAGAGTATGTTATAAAGCCAGAAATTGATGAAAGTTTAATTTACGGTGAAAATGTAAACGTGATGATCGAACCAATTACAAAGTTAAATGTGAATTCTGGTACGACAGGTATAGTAGGTGAAGTATTTGATATAGAGACTAAAGAACTTAGAAATGGTAAAATACTTTTAATACTAGCTGTTACAGATTATACAAGTTCAATAAGTTGCAAACTTTTCTTAAATGATGTAAATAAAGACGGTGTATTAAATGAGATTAAAAAAGGGTCTTACTTAAAAATTAAGGGAGATATAATTTATGATACTTATCAAAGAGAAATAAGTATGACTATAAGTGGAATAAGAAAAGAAGTAAAAGAAGAAAGAAAAGATTTAAGCGAAAATAAAAGAGTAGAATTGCACGCTCATACTCAAATGTCATCAATGGATGCTGTGTGTAATGTAAAAAAATTAGTAGAAAGGGCTGCAAAATGGGGACATAAAGCAATCGCTATAACAGATCATGGTATAGTTCAAGCATTTCCAGATGCTATGGGTGCAGCTAAGGCTAATGGAATAAAAGTACTTTATGGAGTAGAAGGATATTTGGTAGAAGATGATGCACTTATAATTGAAGAACCTAATGATAAGGATTTATCTCAAAGCTTTGTAGTATTTGATATAGAAACCACAGGTTTTTCTAATGTAAATGATAAAATAACTGAAATAGGTGCAGTAAAAATAGAAAACTTTAAAATAGTAGATAGATTTAGTGAACTTATAAATCCACAAAAAGATATATCTTATAAAATACAAGAGCTAACAGGTATAACTAATGATATGGTTAGAGACAAACCAACTATAGAGGAGATACTACCTAAATTTATGGAATTTATAGGAGATAGTGTATTAGTAGCACACAATGCAGAGTTTGATACAGGATTTATATCACAAAAGTGTAGAGAACAAAACTTAGAATATAAAAGTAAAAGTATAGATACTTTAATGTTAGCTAGAATATTGCTACCAAACTTAAAAAGACATAGACTTAATGTTATTGCTAAAGAACTTGGAATACCTCTTCTTAATCACCATAGAGCTGTAGATGATGCTGAGGCCACTGCACATATATTTTTAAAGTTTTTAGATATGATTAAGAAAAAGGGTGCAAATACTTTAGAGGAAGTTAATAATGTTTTAGGAAAAATTGATTATACAAAACTTACTACGAATCATATAACTTTAATAGCTAAAAATTATACAGGACTAAAGAATTTGTATAAAATAGTTTCAGATGCTCATGTAAATCATTTTTACAGAGCTCCGAGAATACTTAGAAGTGTCTTAAATGAGCACAAGGAGGGCATAATAATAGGATCAGCTTGTGAAGCAGGAGTAGTATATCAAGCTGTGAAGAAAAATGCTTCTGATGAAGAGTTAAAAAAAATAATAGATTTATATGATTATATTGAAATAATGCCAATAGATAATAATAAATTTATGATTGACAAAGGTGAAGTAAATGATGTAGAAGAGTTGAGAGATATAAATAAAAGGCTAATTGAGGTAGCAAAGAAATTTGGAAAAATACCAGTGGCTACAGGAGATGTTCATTTCTTAGATAAGCATGATGCTGTTTTAAGGAGGGTACTAAAGTACTCTCAAGGATTTAAATTAGATGATGAAGAAACATACTTACATTTTAGAACAACAGATGAAATGCTAGAAGAATTTAGCTATTTAGGAGAAGAGTTAGCTTATGAGGTAGTAGTTGAAAATACCAATAAAATAGCTGATATGGTAGAAAATATAAAGCCAATACCAGATGATACTTATCCTCCAGTAATAGAAGGATCTGATACAGAGCTGAGAGAAATGTGCTATGCAAAGGCAGAAAGAATTTATGGAAAACCAATACCAGATGTGGTTATTAATAGATTAGATAGAGAATTAAACTCGATCATAAGTAATGGATATGCAGTGATGTATATTATCGCACAAAAGCTAGTTACAAAGTCATTAAGTGATGGTTATCTAGTTGGATCTAGAGGGTCAGTAGGATCATCTTTTGCAGCGACTATGAGTGATATAACAGAAGTTAATCCATTACCAGCTCATTATATTTGTGATGATCCAGAATGTAAGTACTCATATTTCTTTGAGATAGGAGAGTATGGTTCTGGAGTTGATTTGCCAGATAAAGATTGTCCTAAATGTGGTAAACCTCTTAGAAAAGATGGACACGATATACCTTTTGAAGTTTTCCTTGGATTTGAAGGAGATAAGGAGCCAGATATAGATCTTAACTTCTCAGGAGATTATCAGCCTGTAATACACAAGTATACGGAAGAACTATTCGGTGAAGGTTATGTTTATAGAGCAGGTACAATCGGTACAGTTGCAGAAAAAACAGCTTTTGGTTATGCAAGAAAATATATAGAAGAGAATAATATAAATGTTCCAACAGCAGAGGCTCTAAGGCTAGCTAATGGATGTACGGGTGTTAAGAGGACTTCAGGACAGCATCCAGGTGGGGTTATGGTTATACCTCATTATAAAGATGTATACGACTTTACTCCTATACAATATCCAGCGAATGATATAAGCTGTGGAGTTATAACAACACATTTTGACTACCATTCTATAAGTGGTAGAATACTAAAGCTTGATATACTTGGGCACGATGCTCCAACCATGATAAGAATGTTAGAAGATTTAACGGGAATTGTTGCAACAGAAATACCATTAGATGATCCAGAAACAATGTCGTTATTTACATCTACAGAAGCTTTAGGAGTAACTCCTGAGGAAATAAATTGTCCAATAGGTTCACTAGCAATACCAGAGTTTGGTACTAAGTTCGTTAGACAGATGCTTCTTGATACAAAGCCAACTACTTTTGCAGCGCTTGTACGTATATCTGGTCTTTCTCACGGTACTGACGTTTGGCTTAACAATGCTCAAGATTTGGTTAGAGAAGAAATAGTTGGTATAGATGAAGTTATATCAACTCGTGATGATATAATGAACTACCTTATATTTAAAGGATTAAAACCGAAATCAGCCTTTACAATAATGGAAAACGTAAGAAAGGGTAAAGGATTAAAGCCAGAACATATAGAAGAAATGAAAGCTAATGATGTTCCAGATTGGTATATAGGTTCGTGTCAAAAAATAAAATACATGTTCCCTAAAGCCCATGCTGTAGCATATGTTATGATGTCTTTTAGACTTGCATATTGTAAAGTTCATTATCCAGAAGCATTTTATGCAACTTACTTCTCAACAAAAGCAGAGGACTTTGATGCGGATTTAATTGTAAAAGGAATAGATGCGATTA
- a CDS encoding SH3 domain-containing protein — translation MRKEIALTALAMVPFSISHANDAELVGIVTADILNVRSGPSSNEEVLFDVKKDEQVKILETLNGWYKISNNINKEGWISSEYISIFDSEVRSNRSSNYEKKEVSVDNLNMRSGAGTSYRVITTLKKGAVVEVISESNGWSKIKYDGRIGYVYDEYLEDIKPSYSNTTTKVVNTDSLNVRSGPSTSYKILGKINKGIKVQVISEENGWSKILYNNKEAYVSSRYLDSSNSSNNGSNDSSVGTVKETKVVNTDSLNVRSGPSTSYSKLGTLAKGTKVGVISESNGWSKILYNNKEAYVSSQYLDEISSGSDDNSVGTVKETKVVNTDSLNVRSGPSTSYSKLGALAKGTKVGVISESNGWSKILYNNKEAYVSSQYLDEISSGSDDNSVGTVKETKVVNTDSLNVRSGPSTSYSKLGTLAKGTKVGVISESNGWSKILYNNKEAYVSSQYLDEISSGSDDNSVGTVKETKVVNTDSLNVRSGPSTSYSKIGTLAKGTKVGVISESNGWSKILYNNKEAYVSSQYLDEISSGSDDNSVGTVKETKVVNTDSLNVRSGPSTSYSKIGTLAKGTKVGVISESNGWSKILYNNKEAYVSSQYLDDMSSDSAGGSGNDNDSSSDIVVSGPGTINNIYLNYTLEQHLSRQVDRVSVGGNVSGGKPATKSEIEIKLNPNKILSASSYGKLQFLRIDRYTSGITASELNNFLNKKVSSSNVFYNKGQQFIDAAKKYDIDVIYLVAHSMWETGYGSSKLAKGQILTSYKGEPLSEPVKVYNFFGIGAVDGSANLSGAEAAYKYGWTSVDATIDGSAKWIAANYIKNSKYNQNTVYKMKWNYNYTYHQYATDINWCNGVAGIMGNLVGYYDNQSSLVYDILRYK, via the coding sequence TTGAGAAAAGAAATTGCTTTAACAGCATTAGCAATGGTACCATTTTCTATTTCTCATGCAAATGATGCAGAATTAGTAGGAATTGTCACAGCCGATATTTTAAATGTAAGAAGTGGGCCAAGCTCTAATGAGGAAGTTTTATTTGACGTAAAAAAGGATGAGCAAGTAAAGATACTTGAAACTTTAAATGGGTGGTATAAAATATCGAATAATATAAATAAAGAAGGATGGATATCATCTGAGTACATAAGTATATTTGATAGTGAAGTAAGATCAAACAGATCATCTAATTATGAGAAAAAAGAGGTTTCTGTAGATAATTTAAATATGAGAAGCGGGGCAGGAACTAGCTATAGAGTTATAACTACTCTTAAAAAAGGAGCAGTGGTAGAGGTAATTTCAGAAAGCAACGGATGGAGTAAAATTAAGTATGATGGAAGGATCGGATATGTTTATGATGAGTACTTAGAAGATATAAAACCTTCTTACTCAAATACTACGACAAAAGTGGTAAATACAGATTCGTTAAATGTAAGGAGTGGTCCTTCAACGAGTTACAAAATACTTGGAAAAATAAATAAAGGTATAAAGGTACAGGTTATATCTGAAGAGAATGGATGGTCAAAAATTCTTTATAACAATAAAGAAGCATATGTATCAAGCAGATATTTAGATTCAAGCAACTCTAGTAATAATGGATCTAATGATAGCTCAGTAGGAACGGTAAAAGAAACAAAAGTAGTAAATACAGATTCGTTGAATGTAAGAAGTGGACCATCAACATCATACTCAAAACTAGGAACTTTAGCAAAAGGAACAAAAGTAGGAGTAATATCAGAAAGTAATGGATGGTCAAAAATACTATATAATAATAAAGAAGCATATGTATCAAGCCAGTACTTAGATGAAATATCATCAGGATCAGATGATAACTCAGTAGGAACTGTAAAAGAAACAAAAGTAGTAAATACAGATTCGTTGAATGTAAGAAGTGGACCATCAACATCATACTCAAAACTAGGAGCTTTAGCAAAAGGAACAAAAGTAGGAGTAATATCGGAGAGTAATGGATGGTCAAAAATACTATATAATAATAAAGAAGCATATGTATCAAGCCAGTACTTAGATGAAATATCATCAGGATCAGATGATAACTCAGTAGGAACTGTAAAAGAAACAAAAGTAGTAAATACAGATTCGTTGAATGTAAGAAGTGGACCATCAACATCATACTCAAAACTAGGGACTTTAGCAAAAGGAACAAAAGTAGGAGTAATATCAGAAAGTAATGGATGGTCAAAAATATTATATAATAATAAAGAAGCATATGTATCAAGCCAGTATTTAGATGAAATATCATCAGGATCAGATGATAATTCAGTAGGAACTGTAAAAGAAACAAAAGTAGTAAATACAGATTCGTTAAATGTAAGAAGTGGACCATCAACATCATACTCAAAAATAGGAACGTTAGCAAAAGGAACAAAAGTAGGAGTAATATCAGAAAGTAATGGATGGTCAAAAATATTATATAATAATAAAGAAGCATATGTATCAAGCCAGTATTTAGATGAAATATCATCAGGATCAGATGATAATTCAGTAGGAACTGTAAAAGAAACAAAAGTAGTAAATACAGATTCGTTAAATGTAAGAAGTGGACCATCAACATCATACTCAAAAATAGGAACGTTAGCAAAAGGAACAAAAGTAGGAGTAATATCAGAAAGTAATGGATGGTCAAAAATATTATATAATAATAAAGAAGCATATGTATCAAGCCAGTATTTAGATGATATGTCTTCGGATTCTGCGGGAGGTTCTGGTAATGACAATGATTCATCTTCAGATATTGTAGTATCAGGTCCAGGAACAATAAATAATATATATCTAAACTACACTTTAGAACAACATCTTAGTAGACAAGTTGACAGGGTTAGTGTAGGTGGTAATGTATCAGGAGGGAAACCTGCTACTAAAAGTGAAATAGAAATAAAGTTAAATCCTAATAAGATATTATCAGCTAGCTCATATGGGAAGTTACAATTTTTAAGAATTGATAGATATACTTCTGGTATTACAGCGAGTGAATTGAATAATTTCTTGAATAAAAAGGTATCATCAAGTAATGTATTTTATAATAAAGGTCAACAGTTTATAGACGCAGCTAAAAAGTATGATATAGATGTTATATATTTGGTAGCACATTCTATGTGGGAAACCGGATATGGAAGCTCAAAATTAGCTAAAGGCCAAATTTTAACTAGTTATAAAGGAGAGCCTTTAAGTGAGCCTGTTAAAGTATATAACTTCTTTGGAATAGGAGCTGTAGATGGAAGTGCAAATTTATCTGGAGCTGAGGCAGCATATAAATATGGTTGGACAAGTGTAGATGCTACTATAGATGGTTCTGCTAAATGGATAGCTGCAAACTATATAAAGAATAGTAAGTACAATCAAAATACAGTATATAAAATGAAATGGAATTATAATTATACATATCATCAATATGCTACAGATATAAATTGGTGTAACGGTGTAGCTGGAATAATGGGAAATCTAGTTGGTTATTATGATAATCAAAGTAGTCTAGTATATGATATTTTAAGATATAAATAA
- a CDS encoding NAD-dependent protein deacylase: MSIKKLANMIKESNNIVFFGGAGVSTESNIPDFRSASGLFNEKLNKNFTPEQLVSHSFYIRYPEEFYKFYKDKLVYKEARPNKAHIALAKLEKIGKLKAIVTQNIDGLHQMAGSKNVLELHGSIHRNYCTKCNKFFNLDEMLNLDGIVPYCDTCKNIIKPDVVLYEEGLDDNIISKTISSISSSDLLIIGGTSLVVYPAASFINYFKGKNMVLINKSKTPYDSKADLVINDSIGVILDEVIKLL; this comes from the coding sequence ATGAGTATAAAAAAATTAGCTAATATGATAAAAGAGAGTAATAATATAGTTTTCTTTGGAGGGGCTGGTGTATCTACAGAGTCTAATATTCCAGACTTTAGAAGTGCATCAGGTTTGTTTAATGAAAAACTTAATAAAAACTTCACACCAGAACAACTAGTTTCTCACTCATTTTATATTAGATATCCTGAGGAGTTCTATAAATTTTATAAAGATAAATTAGTTTACAAAGAGGCTAGACCAAACAAAGCTCATATTGCATTGGCTAAACTTGAGAAAATTGGTAAATTAAAAGCTATAGTAACTCAAAATATAGATGGACTTCATCAAATGGCAGGTAGTAAAAATGTTTTAGAGCTTCATGGCTCAATACACAGAAATTACTGTACTAAATGTAATAAATTCTTCAATTTAGATGAAATGTTAAATTTAGATGGTATTGTCCCATATTGTGATACTTGTAAAAATATTATAAAACCCGATGTAGTTCTTTATGAAGAAGGTTTAGATGATAATATTATATCTAAGACTATTTCTTCAATAAGTTCTTCTGACTTATTAATAATAGGTGGAACATCTCTAGTTGTTTATCCTGCAGCAAGTTTTATAAACTATTTTAAAGGTAAAAATATGGTTTTAATTAATAAAAGTAAAACTCCTTATGACTCTAAAGCTGATTTAGTTATTAATGATTCCATAGGTGTAATATTAGATGAAGTTATAAAATTATTATAA
- a CDS encoding DUF308 domain-containing protein: MKNYLEKMFILEGIILGIIGILFFINPLSALYNFTSICGILLTVYGIVRIIRGFQSNSKLYYVITGIVDILFGLIIWYNPITTTGTLILIYGIYALIKGVYSLIISIKYKKFELNALTILSILSIILGLIILLCPIMILFVLPYIPYIIGTYFIVIAVIEIYLGFKID, from the coding sequence ATGAAAAACTATTTAGAAAAAATGTTTATTCTAGAAGGAATAATATTAGGTATTATAGGAATATTATTTTTTATAAATCCATTATCAGCGTTATATAATTTTACATCTATTTGTGGAATACTACTAACTGTTTATGGAATAGTAAGAATAATAAGAGGATTTCAAAGTAACTCTAAGTTATATTATGTAATTACAGGTATAGTAGATATATTGTTTGGATTAATAATATGGTATAACCCAATAACTACAACTGGAACACTAATACTTATATATGGTATTTATGCATTGATTAAAGGGGTATATAGCTTGATAATTTCTATTAAATATAAGAAGTTTGAATTAAATGCTTTAACAATATTATCGATTTTATCTATAATATTAGGTTTAATAATACTTCTTTGCCCTATAATGATTTTATTTGTATTGCCATATATACCTTACATTATAGGTACTTATTTTATAGTTATAGCAGTGATTGAAATATATTTAGGATTTAAAATCGACTAA
- a CDS encoding helix-turn-helix domain-containing protein: protein MDFLNAKFIHNFYDYSNLPEDTFGQRLKKLRLLKGLSQYELADAVGIQHGMIASYEIEQFYPSLDSINKLSKILDINILCCEGYSNFLINSNNFKDKLISWRLENKLTKRNASKLIGISERGYALWESGIIMNSTTYLKVKNKLLVYNLI, encoded by the coding sequence ATGGACTTTCTAAATGCAAAGTTTATTCATAACTTTTATGATTATAGTAATTTACCTGAAGATACCTTTGGTCAAAGATTAAAGAAGCTTAGATTATTAAAAGGACTTTCTCAATATGAGCTAGCTGATGCTGTTGGTATTCAACATGGAATGATAGCCTCCTATGAAATTGAACAGTTCTATCCTAGCTTAGATTCAATTAATAAGTTATCTAAAATACTAGATATAAATATTTTATGTTGTGAAGGTTATTCTAATTTTCTAATTAATTCTAATAACTTTAAGGACAAGCTTATCTCTTGGAGGTTAGAAAATAAACTAACTAAAAGAAATGCCTCTAAATTAATCGGTATTTCAGAAAGAGGTTATGCTCTATGGGAATCTGGTATTATTATGAATTCAACCACCTATCTTAAAGTTAAAAATAAATTATTAGTATATAATCTTATCTAA
- a CDS encoding DUF3800 domain-containing protein yields MHNIYCDESCHLPNDNSDVMVLGAITCSKENKQSIFENIRNIKQKYNVSTWNEIKWTKVSNSKIDMYKELIDYFFQNDDLSFRGLIAKNKSDLDHNRYNDGDYNKWYYKMYFTLLNPLIDYDSYYNIFIDIKDTKGGPRVRQLRTVLCNNIYDSKEEVIKGIYQINSRESEILQLTDLLIGCISYVHRGLYEQNSTKGKDVLVNYLIEKGNINLYQKTSKYEPKFNLFIWNPRGGTSE; encoded by the coding sequence ATGCATAATATATACTGTGATGAAAGCTGTCATTTGCCAAATGATAATAGTGATGTTATGGTATTAGGAGCTATAACATGTTCAAAAGAAAATAAACAAAGTATATTTGAAAATATAAGAAATATAAAACAAAAGTATAATGTAAGCACATGGAATGAAATAAAATGGACTAAGGTTTCTAACTCAAAAATAGATATGTATAAAGAGCTTATAGATTATTTTTTCCAAAATGATGATTTAAGTTTTAGAGGATTAATAGCTAAAAACAAAAGTGATTTGGATCATAATAGGTATAACGATGGAGATTATAATAAGTGGTACTATAAAATGTATTTCACATTATTAAATCCACTTATAGATTATGATAGTTATTATAATATATTTATAGATATAAAGGACACTAAGGGTGGTCCAAGGGTTAGACAGCTTAGAACAGTTTTATGTAATAATATATATGATTCTAAAGAAGAGGTAATAAAAGGAATATATCAAATTAATTCAAGAGAGTCAGAGATACTTCAATTAACAGATCTTTTGATTGGATGTATATCATATGTACATAGAGGGTTATATGAACAAAATTCAACAAAAGGAAAAGATGTTTTAGTAAACTATCTAATAGAAAAAGGAAATATAAATTTATATCAAAAGACGAGTAAATATGAGCCAAAGTTTAATTTGTTTATATGGAATCCAAGGGGTGGTACTAGTGAGTAA